Proteins encoded together in one Camelina sativa cultivar DH55 chromosome 9, Cs, whole genome shotgun sequence window:
- the LOC104714932 gene encoding protein PHLOEM PROTEIN 2-LIKE A5-like: MAVSPGKVHQVFLNFRGEQLRYNFLSHVTDALERHGIKFFIDKYEQRGKDLRHLLVRIEESSIALAIFSSRYPESRWCMDELVMMKKLVDQGKLRVIPIFYKVTAEDVKKPTRDSEFGRNFWRLAELVSTTSSSRDQIKHWLEALECICDKMGLSSEESSESDFVYKIVKEVKTVKEAIDLEEAEKSFWEKIVKRKVRNFQLPTT, from the exons ATGGCCGTGTCTCCGGGTAAGGTCCATCAAGTGTTCTTAAATTTCCGAGGAGAGCAACTGCGGTACAACTTTCTTAGCCACGTAACCGATGCCTTAGAGAGGCACGGGATCAAGTTCTTCATAGACAAATACGAGCAGAGAGGCAAAGACCTCAGACATCTCTTGGTGAGAATTGAAGAGTCGAGCATTGCACTGGCCATCTTCTCTTCTAG GTATCCAGAGTCAAGGTGGTGCATGGATGagttggtgatgatgaagaaacttGTGGATCAAGGAAAGCTCCGAGTGATTCCAATCTTCTACAAGGTGACGGCAGAAGATGTTAAAAAACCAACACGTGACAGTGAGTTTGGTAGAAACTTCTGGAGGCTAGCGGAATTAGTTTCTACCACTTCTTCTAGTAGAGATCAGATCAAGCATTGGTTGGAAGCCTTGGAGTGCATCTGCGATAAGATGGGTTTGTCTTCAGAAGAAAG CTCTGAATCCGATTTTGTCTACAAGATTGTTAAGGAGGTTAAGACAGTTAAAGAAGCAATTGATCTAGAGGAAGCAGAGAAATCATTTTGGgagaaaatagtaaaaagaaaagtgaggAATTTTCAGTTACCTACTACGTAA
- the LOC109126640 gene encoding EMBRYO SURROUNDING FACTOR 1-like protein 2, with product MKSSHIAIICIVLLSFFSMYECSKIGRSRKINVPLCFHSKCYNVFKPDCWCCLAAGTKKDDCWLDSDYPNAKEICFKSCIR from the exons ATGAAATCATCACATATAGCTATAATATGCATAGTTTtgctctccttcttctccatgtATGAGT GTAGCAAGATAGGGAGGTCGAGGAAAATCAATGTACCATTGTGTTTCCACAGCAAATGCTACAACGTATTTAAACCTGATTGTTGGTGCTGTCTCGCAGCTGGAACCAAAAAAGATGATTGTTGGTTAGATAGTGACTACCCCAACGCCAAAGAGATTTGCTTCAAATCATGTATAAGATAG